Proteins encoded within one genomic window of Triticum aestivum cultivar Chinese Spring chromosome 2D, IWGSC CS RefSeq v2.1, whole genome shotgun sequence:
- the LOC123050311 gene encoding subtilisin-like protease: MGSFKVSLLFSLLTFLLLAIVTAGDDLGTYVIHVQPQEDRQFGTTDDDRKAWHQSFLPEHGRLLHSYHHVATGFAARLTRRELEAVSAMPGFVAAANGTASGIAPRAHLAVYKVCDENGNCAGIDVLAAIDAAISDGCDVISISLGFPPRPFYNDSVAIGTFAAAEKGIFVSMAAGNGGPRNSSILNEAPWMLTVAASTMDRLISAKVILGDNLSFDGESLYQPDNSVEASSVYAGASSAHLAQFCGNGSLDGFDVKDKIVLCDTGRYSPVDMGAEVLRAGGVGMIVGNLFLEGYITFPDAHVLPASQVSYAAGVEIKNYINSTTNPTATISFRGTLLGTSPAPVITYFSSRGPNVHSPGILKPDITGPGVNVIAAWPFQVGPPSIDLRPTFNILSGTSMSTPHLAGVAALIRSKHPSWSPAAIKSAIMTTADVTDRSDMPILEEQHKAADLFAVGAGHVNPEKAVDPGLIFDISPDNYISYLCGMYKSEEVSVIARRAVNCSADMAIPDYQLNYPSVSVSFPPTWSTGPPMSVGRTVTNVGEVPAVYYPEVDMPADSPVTVTVFPDKLLFTEANQVQKFDIDVEAKNSSATAVQGAIRWVSVKHTVVSSGALALVSEALFAKKFWELMVRLEVASLVSGNTIGCLLEEKAIRDKSKRVYTSHRFDVQKEKPFGS; encoded by the exons ATGGGAAGCTTCAAGGTCTCCTTGCTTTTCTCCCTTCTCACTTTCCTCCTGCTCGCCATTGTCACCGCCGGGGACGACCTGGGGACGTACGTCATCCACGTGCAGCCCCAGGAGGACCGCCAGTTCGGCACGACCGACGACGACCGGAAGGCGTGGCACCAGTCCTTCCTCCCCGAGCATGGCCGTCTGCTCCACTCCTACCACCACGTCGCGACCGGCTTCGCGGCGCGGCTGACGCGGCGGGAGCTCGAAGCCGTCTCAGCCATGCCCGGGTTCGTCGCCGCG GCAAACGGCACCGCGTCCGGCATCGCGCCCCGCGCGCACCTCGCCGTGTACAAGGTTTGCGATGAGAACGGCAACTGCGCCGGCATAGATGTGCTCGCTGCCATCGACGCCGCCATTTCCGACGGCTGCGACGTTATATCCATTTCGCTCGGCTTTCCGCCGCGGCCTTTCTACAACGACAGCGTCGCCATCGGCACGTTCGCCGCAGCGGAGAAGGGGATTTTCGTCAGCATGGCGGCTGGCAACGGCGGCCCGAGAAACTCCTCGATATTGAATGAGGCGCCATGGATGCTCACCGTCGCCGCGAGCACCATGGACCGTTTGATCAGCGCTAAGGTTATCCTTGGAGACAACCTCTCCTTCGACGGCGAGTCGCTCTACCAGCCCGACAACTCCGTGGAGGCCTCGTCGGTCTACGCCGGTGCGAGCTCGGCGCATTTGGCCCAGTTCTGCGGCAACGGCTCGCTGGACGGCTTTGACGTCAAGGACAAGATAGTGCTGTGCGACACCGGTCGCTACTCGCCGGTGGACATGGGAGCCGAGGTGCTGAGAGCCGGAGGCGTAGGCATGATTGTGGGCAACCTGTTTTTGGAGGGCTACATCACGTTCCCGGACGCGCACGTCCTGCCGGCCTCGCAAGTCAGCTATGCTGCTGGAGTGGAGATCAAGAACTACATCAATTCCACGACGAACCCGACGGCAACTATCTCCTTCAGAGGCACGCTCCTCGGGACGTCGCCGGCGCCGGTCATCACCTACTTCTCCTCCCGTGGCCCCAACGTCCACAGCCCCGGCATTCTGAAGCCCGACATCACGGGCCCGGGCGTGAACGTAATCGCGGCGTGGCCGTTCCAAGTCGGCCCGCCGTCAATTGACCTCAGGCCGACCTTCAACATTCTCTCCGGCACGTCCATGTCGACGCCGCACCTTGCTGGTGTCGCCGCGCTGATCAGGAGCAAGCACCCCagctggtcgccggcggcgatcaaGTCCGCAATAATGACGACCGCCGACGTCACCGACCGCTCCGACATGCCGATACTCGAGGAGCAGCACAAGGCTGCCGACCTCTTCGCCGTCGGAGCCGGCCATGTCAATCCGGAGAAGGCCGTGGACCCCGGCCTGATATTTGACATTTCCCCAGACAACTACATCAGCTACCTCTGCGGCATGTACAAGAGCGAAGAGGTCTCAGTGATCGCGCGCCGCGCTGTGAATTGCTCGGCCGACATGGCGATCCCAGACTACCAGCTGAACTACCCGTCGGTCTCGGTGTCGTTCCCGCCAACGTGGAGCACAGGTCCTCCAATGTCGGTGGGGCGCACGGTGACGAACGTCGGAGAGGTGCCGGCGGTGTACTACCCCGAGGTCGACATGCCGGCAGACAGCCCTGTGACCGTCACTGTTTTTCCGGACAAGCTTTTGTTCACCGAGGCGAACCAAGTCCAGAAATTCGATATAGACGTGGAGGCGAAGAACAGCAGCGCCACGGCGGTGCAGGGTGCGATCCGGTGGGTGTCTGTCAAGCACACA GTTGTGTCATCTGGTGCCTTGGCTCTTGTTTCTGAGGCTCTCTTTGCTAAAAAGTTTTGGGAATTGATGGTTAGATTAGAGGTTGCTAGCCTTGTATCTGGCAATACAATTGGTTGCCTCTTGGAGGAGAAGGCAATCAGGGACAAGAGCAAGAGGGTGTACACTAGCCATCGTTTTGACGTCCAGAAGGAGAAACCATTTGGGAGCTAA
- the LOC123050312 gene encoding subtilisin-like protease 4 — protein MGIFKLSLLFSILTFLLLAIITAGDELGTYVIHVKPQENRLFGTTDDYRKAWHQSFLPEHGRLLHSYHHVASGFAARLTRRELEAVSAMPGFIAAVQDVIYHVQTTHTPQFLGLDTALGARNLSVGSGDGVIIGVLDTGIFPDHPSFSGFGMMPPPAKWKGRCDFNGSACNGHKLIGARTFISSINGSAAAPVSPIDGHGHGTHTSSTAAGSAVPGAQVLAQGNGTASGIAPRAHVAMYKVCDASGACAGVDVLAGIDAAVSDGCDVISMSLGFPQRPFYNDSVAVGTFAAAEKGIFVSMAAGNVGPRNSTILNEAPWMLTVAASTMDRLIIAKVILGENLSFDGESLYQPGNSVAAPLFYPGGNSTPSAQFCGNGSLDGFDVKNKIVLCDSGNVLPVEKGAEVLRAGGAGMILANEFSQGYITSPVAHVLPASRVSYAAGVEIKNYIKSTPNAMANISFIGTVLGTSPAPVITYFSSRGPSVHSPGILKPDITGPGVNVIAAWPFHVGPPSIDLRPTFNILSGTSMSTPHLAGVAALIKSKHPDWSPAAIKSAIMTTADVNDRSGTPILDEQHKAADLFAVGAGHVNPEKAVDPGLVFDAAAEDYIGYLCGMYTNQQVSVIARRAVDCSAVKVIREYQLNYPSISLRFPQTWSPTFVIEVDRTVKNVGEVPATYHHQVDMPADSPVSVGVFPSSLLFTEADQVQKLQIFVWATNSSATAVQGALRWVSEKHTVRIPISVTFAAE, from the coding sequence ATGGGAATCTTCAAGCTCTCCTTACTTTTCTCCATTCTTACCTTCCTCCTCCTCGCTATTATCACCGCCGGGGACGAGCTCGGCACGTACGTCATCCACGTGAAGCCCCAGGAGAACCGCCTGTTCGGCACGACGGACGACTACCGGAAGGCGTGGCATCAGTCCTTCCTACCCGAGCATGGCCGGCTGCTCCACTCCTACCACCACGTAGCAAGCGGCTTCGCGGCGCGGCTGACGCGGCGGGAGCTCGAAGCCGTCTCCGCCATGCCCGGGTTCATCGCCGCGGTGCAGGACGTGATCTACCACGTGCAGACGACGCACACGCCGCAGTTCCTGGGACTGGACACGGCGCTGGGCGCAAGGAACTTGTCCGTTGGCTCCGGCGATGGCGTCATCATTGGAGTGCTCGACACCGGTATCTTCCCCGATCACCCCTCCTTCAGCGGCTTCGGCATGATGCCGCCGCCGGCCAAGTGGAAGGGGAGGTGCGACTTCAACGGCTCTGCGTGCAACGGGCACAAGCTGATCGGTGCTCGGACCTTCATCAGCAGCATCAACGGCAGTGCTGCCGCCCCCGTGTCGCCGATCGACGGGCATGGGCACGGCACGCACACGTCCAGCACCGCCGCAGGATCGGCCGTGCCGGGTGCTCAGGTGCTCGCGCAGGGCAACGGCACTGCGTCCGGCATTGCGCCCCGCGCGCACGTCGCCATGTACAAGGTTTGCGACGCGAGCGGCGCCTGCGCCGGTGTAGATGTGCTCGCCGGCATTGACGCCGCCGTGTCCGACGGCTGCGACGTTATATCCATGTCTCTCGGCTTTCCGCAGCGGCCTTTCTACAATGATAGCGTCGCCGTCGGCACGTTCGCCGCAGCAGAGAAGGGGATCTTCGTCAGCATGGCGGCTGGCAACGTCGGCCCGAGAAACTCCACGATATTAAATGAGGCGCCATGGATGCTCACCGTCGCGGCGAGCACCATGGACCGTTTGATCATCGCCAAGGTTATCCTTGGAGAAAACCTCTCCTTCGACGGCGAGTCGCTCTACCAGCCCGGTAACTCGGTGGCTGCCCCGTTGTTCTACCCCGGTGGGAACTCAACGCCCTCCGCCCAGTTCTGCGGCAACGGCTCGCTGGACGGCTTTGACGTCAAGAACAAGATAGTGCTGTGCGACAGCGGCAACGTCCTGCCGGTGGAGAAGGGAGCCGAGGTGCTGAGAGCCGGAGGCGCAGGCATGATTCTGGCCAACGAGTTTTCCCAGGGCTACATCACGTCCCCGGTCGCGCACGTCCTGCCGGCCTCGCGAGTCAGCTATGCTGCTGGAGTGGAGATCAAGAACTACATCAAGTCCACGCCGAACGCGATGGCCAATATCTCCTTCATAGGCACGGTCCTCGGCACGTCGCCGGCCCCGGTCATCACCTACTTCTCCTCCCGTGGCCCCAGCGTCCACAGCCCCGGCATTCTCAAGCCTGACATCACGGGCCCCGGCGTGAACGTGATCGCGGCGTGGCCGTTCCATGTCGGCCCGCCGTCGATTGACCTCAGGCCGACCTTCAACATTCTCTCCGGCACGTCCATGTCGACGCCGCACCTTGCTGGTGTCGCCgcgctgatcaagagcaagcaccCCGACTGGTCGCCGGCCGCGATCAAGTCCGCCATCATGACCACCGCCGACGTCAACGACCGCTCCGGCACGCCGATACTCGACGAGCAGCACAAGGCCGCCGACCTCTTCGCTGTCGGGGCCGGCCATGTCAATCCGGAGAAGGCCGTGGACCCCGGCCTGGTCTTCGATGCTGCCGCCGAAGACTACATCGGCTACTTGTGCGGCATGTATACGAACCAGCAAGTCTCGGTGATCGCGCGCCGGGCGGTGGACTGCTCGGCCGTCAAGGTGATCCGAGAGTACCAGCTAAACTACCCATCGATCTCGCTGAGGTTCCCACAGACATGGAGCCCGACGTTTGTTATTGAGGTAGACCGCACTGTGAAGAACGTCGGAGAGGTGCCGGCCACGTACCACCATCAGGTCGACATGCCGGCAGACAGCCCTGTGAGCGTCGGCGTTTTCCCGAGCTCCCTATTGTTCACCGAGGCGGACCAAGTGCAGAAGTTACAAATATTCGTGTGGGCGACGAACAGCAGCGCCACGGCGGTGCAGGGCGCCCTACGGTGGGTGTCAGAGAAGCACACCGTGAGGATCCCCATCTCGGTCACCTTTGCCGCAGAATAG